The Setaria viridis chromosome 6, Setaria_viridis_v4.0, whole genome shotgun sequence genome contains a region encoding:
- the LOC117862070 gene encoding uncharacterized protein, whose amino-acid sequence MAASTARWQLLAGEVKRQASGFLQDKYKQARLALGDVTPAELLVQDATNNDPCVPDAKTLACIADAAFDMDDCWRIAKVLHQRLSHAADWKEWRPVYKALVVLEFLLTHGPDDLPRDFLPDMPAMHDLRSFHYVDDKGFDWGACMQRRTDSILALLTDAHRLRDARRRASAHYNGFLASPTSSSSPSSASSSNSASSRTWSFGGGSSHYSDSPTMCLTCAYDTGYRHDKKCDAYTADDDDDSNKTTLSKWPPPTVDEAVPDAAAEDLVADDASWDAHSHHMGVGVDEISSSRYRLLASLGSRASGFQSLSQPEQRRTTTKRLQLQSQDY is encoded by the exons ATGGCCGCAAGCACGGCGCGGTGGCAGCTGCTCGCCGGCGAGGTGAAGCGGCAGGCGTCGGGGTTCCTGCAGGACAAGTACAAGCAGGCGAGGCTGGCGCTGGGCGACGTCACGCCGGCAGAGCT GCTGGTTCAGGATGCCACCAACAACGATCCCTGCGTCCCCGACGCCAAGACGCTGGCCTgcatcgccgacgccgccttCGACATGGACGACTGCTGGAGGATCGCCAAGGTGCTGCACCAGCGCCTCAGCCACGCCGCCGACTGGAAGGAGTGGCGCCCCGTCTACAAGGCGCTCGTCGTCCTCGAGTTCCTCCTCACGCACGGCCCCGACGACCTACCCCGCGACTTCCTGCCCGACATGCCCGCCATGCACGACCTCCGGAGCTTCCACTACGTCGACGACAAGGGCTTCGACTGGGGCGCCTGCATGCAGCGCCGGACCGACAGCATCCTCGCCCTGCTCACCGACGCCCACCGCCTCAGGGACGCGCGCCGCAGAGCCTCCGCCCACTACAACGGCTTCCTCGCCAgcccgacctcctcctcctccccgtcctccgcctcctcctccaactccgcctcctcccgcacctggtccttcggcggcggctcctcccaCTACTCCGACAGCCCCACCATGTGCCTCACCTGCGCCTACGACACCGGCTACCGCCACGACAAGAAGTGCGACGCATAcacggccgacgacgacgacgactccaaCAAGACGACCCTCAGCAAGTGGCCACCGCCCACGGTAGACGAAGCAGTaccagacgccgccgccgaggacctCGTCGCCGACGACGCCTCCTGGGACGCCCACAGCCACCACATGGGAGTGGGAGTGGACGAGATAAGCAGCAGCAGGTACAGGTTGCTCGCCTCCTTGGGCAGCAGGGCGTCCGGCTTCCAGAGCCTGTCGCAACCCGAGCAACGAAGGACAACCACCAAGAGGCTGCAGCTCCAGAGCCAGGATTACTGA
- the LOC117862068 gene encoding uncharacterized protein, whose amino-acid sequence MARCHHLLLLLLSLFLAVAAAAPGQGQGHHGEASAVFIDAASHRYLRDQPADDQEASMSLNEVSAAVSVLLGFAPPTALPALSSSQLNKVLLPNPFDRPRAVFLVQIAGSSASADSFVSEAGSIFKTRIEGANNAATGLTDKDELIIIHSDESLDHTGSDLTDSELSRLANWLEGSYQKSSGELVIPLESGNSLTLLLHKEADLEFASSLASLLKTIERAIQVHEDFSGVISPAELLVCHFTGIKALEDEYASTEIVKQGTEIVQRAVTKAFQSLHGAYKGKIVGLVVSTQEASSFLGSIIEAPSSLHISRQLEEASQTNAAASVFLVRKSLAWITGIILLVSTLIGVCLLMKMPLTRDTLLYSNVKID is encoded by the exons ATGGCTCGCtgccaccatctcctcctcctcctcctctccctctttcttgccgtggctgctgctgctccg gggcaggggcagggTCACCATGGAGAAGCCTCCGCGGTCTTCATCGATGCGGCGTCGCACCGCTACCTGCGGGATCAGCCAGCCGACGACCAG GAGGCTTCAATGTCGTTAAATGAAGTTTCTGCTGCCGTTTCCGTCTTGCTTGGTTTTGCACCGCCAACCGCCCTACCGGCGCTTTCTTCTTCGCAG TTAAACAAAGTGCTTCTTCCCAATCCATTCGATAGACCGCGCGCTGTTTTCCTCGTGCAAATTGCTGGGTCCAGTG CCTCAGCTGATAGCTTCGTATCTGAAGCTGGCAGCATTTTCAAGACAAGGATTGAAGGTGCAAACAATGCTGCTACAGGGCTTACAG ATAAGGATGAACTAATTATCATTCATTCAGATGAATCTCTAGATCATACTGGATCAGATCTTACTGATAGTGAACTTTCCAGATTG GCAAACTGGTTGGAGGGATCGTATCAGAAGTCTAGTGGTGAACTAGTCATTCCCTTGGAGAGTGGAAATAGTCTTACTCTGCTACTTCATAAG GAAGCAGACTTGGAGTTTGCGTCCAGCTTGGCTTCCCTTCTTAAAACTATAGAAAGGGCTATTCAGGTCCATGAAGACTTCTCAGGTGTAATCAGCCCCGCAGAGTTATTAGTATGCCACTTCACTGGGATAAAG GCTCTGGAGGATGAATATGCTTCCACGGAAATTGTTAAGCAGGGAACCGAAATAGTTCAGAGAGCTGTCACCAAAGCGTTTCAGTCCCTACATGGAGCATATAAAG GGAAAATTGTTGGGCTGGTGGTATCCACACAGGAGGCTTCATCATTCTTAGGGTCTATAATTGAGGCACCATCTTCATTGCACATTTCGAGACAACTAGAAGAAGCAAGCCAAACTAATGCTGCAGCCTCTGTTTTTCTTGTTCGAAAGAGTTTGGCATGGATTACGGGGATCATCCTGCTGGTTTCAACTCTCATAGGG GTTTGCTTGCTGATGAAGATGCCACTTACCAGGGACACCCTCCTGTATTCAAATGTCAAGATTGATTAG
- the LOC117861247 gene encoding protein PROTON GRADIENT REGULATION 5, chloroplastic encodes MLTTTKHSISSILAGSRTTTHQTINTIAFLPASLLLFSDEDIVAPANEVAIEGGGGGMAAAVSFSRVQALPTWSSSVSGSGDDHHSYPMLAMSARPRSRSSARPLRSPTRMMGNVNAGKGLFAPLVVVARNIIGRKRFNQLRGKAIALHSQVITEFCKTIGADAKQRQGLIRLAKKNGEKLGFLA; translated from the exons ATGCTCACCACCACAAAGCACTCCATCTCTTCCATCCTTGCTGGGAGTCGGACCACCACCCACCAGACCATCAACACCATTGCCTTCCTGCCtgcctctcttcttctcttctccGACGAAGACATTGTTGCGCCAGCGAACGAGGTAGCCatcgaaggaggaggaggaggcatggCTGCCGCTGTGTCCTTCTCCAGGGTGCAGGCCCTCCCCACGTGGTCCAGCTCCGTGTCCGGCTCCGGCGACGACCACCACTCCTACCCCATGCTGGCCATGTCGGCGCGGCCCCGGTCTAGGTCTAGCGCGCGGCCGCTTCGGTCGCCGACTCGGATGATGGGCAACGTGAACGCCGGGAAGGGGCTGTTCGCgccgctggtggtggtggcgcgcaACATCATCGGCCGCAAGCGCTTCAACCAGCTCAGGGGGAAGGCAATCGCGCTGCACTCGCAG GTCATCACCGAGTTCTGCAAGACCATCGGCGCCGACGCCAAGCAGCGGCAGGGCCTCATCCGCCTCGCCAAGAAGAACGGGGAGAAGCTCGGATTCCTCGCCTGA
- the LOC117861242 gene encoding exocyst complex component EXO84A, producing MIDGFLTCLKQFFQGIQHLCSELLEIKKASEQDLRANVYLSYLSFARMFHAAGDLDKHVHRLKRQVMAHRRLIQHLSSNCGGLDDEDGAGSGTKDEEPDIDMDDDADDGELELEVLLSEQRVEQALELVLRQRMVPQQGKARVAERLASVAGNPRTPRPELLRALSGLCKLGEAERANHLLFNWHRASVVQGSHDCYIKELARMVFSSIVQASRSFVALHGHPSPHTPQLLRWAREEMEDFSVAFSEYVRSAMSSSQQAGQSLALALEAAECAVSYSSLLRPLGIIAQDVGGLMAPCILEALAMYARHLKEVVRLLVASDDWVLGRFLMPPFAAAADEHRRYCMLTASGRKFVTLVGEVVDDVACPLRRVLGMDDPAAVQLVADLFGEYITHSIIPNPKNKQDHQHISVLINCTTLVSLLPTIGAWSASAQRQVGGLIKEAAGQVWSCFCQEFIRDTMAYSAPPQAQGQGQMMPSLPFQVVFLRVRRLKDAYGAILGGDDGTMKKLLKELLEEIISWLSTKPLDSWLGHGAQAQLDVHFLLEIARLGGFDITASALDLLRKAQQDKVEGDDGERPWAADAARHAVQVLLLHNMNSNGDAEEEEEENGNAAAVDAEEEFESESDGMASGKSAAGCDDGMASRKSSDEFISIEDDDGDRLTLGSDQAAPQNSANDDGVDDDSRRRRQATPLAAAEKDDAPRGRSRKKASSRPRWQ from the coding sequence ATGATCGATGGATTCCTGACGTGTTTGAAGCAATTCTTCCAGGGCATACAACACCTGTGCTCTGAGCTCCTGGAGATCAAGAAAGCCTCGGAGCAAGACTTGCGCGCTAATGTCTATCTCAGCTACCTCTCCTTTGCTAGGATGTTCCACGCAGCTGGTGATCTGGACAAGCACGTCCACCGCCTGAAACGTCAGGTCATGGCACACAGGCGGCTCATCCAGCATCTGAGCAGCAACTGCGGCGGCCTGGATGATGAGGATGGTGCCGGTTCCGGTACCAAGGACGAGGAGCCCGACATAGACATGGACGACGACGCAGACGACGGTGAGCTGGAACTGGAGGTGCTTCTGTCGGAGCAGCGGGTGGAGCAGGCCCTGGAGCTCGTCCTGCGGCAGAGGATGGTGCCGCAGCAGGGGAAGGCAAGGGTCGCCGAGCGCTTGGCTTCCGTGGCCGGCAACCCGCGGACGCCACGGCCGGAGCTCCTCAGGGCTCTCTCCGGCCTGTGCAAGCTCGGCGAAGCGGAGCGGGCCAACCACCTGCTCTTCAACTGGCACCGTGCGAGCGTCGTCCAAGGATCTCATGATTGCTACATCAAGGAGCTCGCGCGCATGGTGTTCTCCTCCATTGTCCAGGCGTCGAGGAGCTTCGTGGCGCTGCACGGGCACCCATCCCCCCACACCCCTCAGCTCCTCCGGTGGGCgagggaggagatggaggaTTTCAGCGTCGCCTTCTCCGAGTACGTGAGGTCGGCCATGTCGTCGTCGCAACAAGCCGGGCAGAGCCTGGCTCTGGCACTGGAGGCCGCCGAGTGTGCAGTCTCCTACTCTTCCCTGCTGCGGCCTCTCGGCATCATCGCCCAAGATGTGGGTGGCCTCATGGCGCCCTGCATCCTGGAGGCCCTTGCCATGTACGCCAGGCATCTCAAGGAGGTGGTCCGGCTGCTGGTGGCTTCCGACGACTGGGTGCTCGGCAGGTTCCTGATGCCAccatttgctgctgctgctgatgagcATCGTCGCTACTGCATGCTGACAGCCAGCGGAAGGAAATTCGTGACCCTCGTAGGGGAGGTCGTGGACGACGTCGCCTGCCCGTTGCGACGTGTTCTTGGGATGGATGATCCGGCAGCCGTGCAGCTTGTTGCCGACTTGTTCGGGGAGTACATCACGCACTCCATCATCCCCAACCCCAAGAACAAGCAGGATCATCAGCACATCTCCGTGCTCATCAACTGCACCACGTTGGTGTCCCTGCTCCCCACCATCGGCGCATGGTCAGCATCAGCACAGAGACAAGTGGGCGGCCTGATCAAAGAAGCGGCCGGTCAGGTGTGGAGCTGCTTCTGCCAGGAATTCATACGAGACACCATGGCGTATTCAGCGCCACCACAGGCGCAGGGGCAGGGGCAGATGATGCCCTCTCTGCCTTTCCAGGTGGTGTTCCTTCGGGTGAGGCGGCTCAAGGACGCGTATGGCGCCATCCTGGGCGGCGACGATGGGACAATGAAGAAACTTCTCAAGGAGCTGCTGGAGGAGATCATCTCCTGGCTCTCTACCAAACCGCTGGACTCGTGGCTCGGCCATGGCGCCCAGGCCCAGCTGGACGTCCATTTCCTCCTAGAAATTGCGCGGCTTGGCGGTTTCGACATCACAGCCAGTGCGCTGGACTTGCTTCGGAAGGCACAACAAGACAAGGTggagggcgacgacggcgaACGACCCTGGGCTGCCGATGCTGCAAGGCATGCCGTGCAAGTGCTGTTGCTGCACAACATGAATTCCAATGGAGAtgcggaggaagaagaggaggagaatggAAATGCAGCAGCAGTGGACGCTGAGGAGGAGTTCGAATCCGAATCCGATGGCATGGCAAGCGGGAAGTCAGCAGCTGGGTGTGACGATGGAATGGCGAGCAGGAAGTCCAGCGACGAGTTCATAAGCATTGAGGACGACGATGGAGATAGGCTTACTCTGGGCAGTGACCAAGCCGCGCCTCAAAATTCAGCGAATGATGATGGCGTTGACGACGacagcaggaggcggcggcaggcaACTCCTCTTGCGGCAGCAGAGAAGGACGATGCTCCCAGAGGCCGGAGCAGGAAGAAGGCAAGCAGCAGGCCCAGATGGCAGTGA
- the LOC117861245 gene encoding peroxisomal membrane protein PMP22 — MSEVVAMAGQAYMKQLQTHPLRTKAITSGVLAGCSDAVAQKISGVTKLQLRRLLLIALYGFAYAGPFGHFLHKLMDRFFKGKKGKETTAKKVLVEQLTASPWNNMMFMMYYGLVVEGRPFGQVKSKVKKDYASVQLTAWKFWPIVSWINYEYMPLQLRVLFHSFVASCWAVFLNLKAARSIANTKKA; from the exons ATGTCTGAGGTGGTGGCGATGGCGGGGCAGGCGTACATGAAGCAGCTGCAGACCCACCCGCTGCGCACCAAGGCCATCACCTCCGGCGTCCTGGCCGGCTGCAGCGACGCCGTCGCCCAGAAGATCTCCGGCGTCACCAAGCTCCAACTCAGGAGGCTCCTCCTCATCGCG CTATATGGATTTGCATATGCGGGACCCTTTGGACATTTCCTTCATAAGCTCATGGATAGGTTTTTCaagggaaagaaaggaaaagaaacgaCAGCCAAGAAG GTCTTAGTAGAACAGCTGACTGCATCTCCATGGAATAACATGATGTTTATGATGTATTATGGTCTGGTGGTTGAAG GGAGACCATTTGGACAGGTAAAGAGCAAGGTGAAGAAGGATTATGCATCTGTCCAACTGACAGCTTGGAAG TTCTGGCCAATTGTAAGTTGGATCAACTATGAGTACATGCCACTCCAGCTCCGAGTTCTTTTCCACAGCTTCGTCGCATCCTGTTG GGCGGTGTTTTTGAATCTCAAGGCAGCGAGATCCATCGCAAATACTAAGAAGGCATAA
- the LOC117861243 gene encoding probable inactive histone-lysine N-methyltransferase SUVR2, which produces MGANTDRAKKALDAMKLLGFSRKQATPVLRQLLKIFNNNWEPIEDECYRALADAILDAQDNKQTPASSQGTQAAYEDSEPHGTTRDDRHSYASAGEDDNETPLVKRPRMGVADFGQELQPGPRQSTVSTQGALPTSPQTSHRQTRSLTLAQQAADHGDPSAISDAPILKEPKPEPEINAAGVGSTVQNTHEPQQVVPMCNNGVGSSVQNTQEASFMEVDVASSTNGEVKMSLKCNLDPSKFSISMEEVFKMVEEKCLHSYKVLPPDFSIGKLMSEVCQSVAQLGTMHSDVHSNDGSLHKEAVAPFVKPIACKAAVSKNGNGAAGSLVLESSEPCLQNSIVAWDPELAKRRTTHDVTDISKGEERVRISVVNEFGSETCPPSFYYIPRNLVFQSAYVNISIARIGDEDCCADCSGNCLSAPLPCACARATGGDFVYTPEGLVKTAFLDECTSVNHFPENHHRFYCKVCPLKRSKNAASPGPCKGHLVRKFIKECWSKCGCGMQCGNRVIQRGITCRLQVFFTHEGKGWGLRTLEDLPKGAFVCEYAGEVVTSTELYERAIENARNGRHMHQVLLDADWGSEGVLRDEEALGLDGTFYGNVGRFINHRCYDANLVQIPVEVETPDHHYYHLAFFTTKKVEAFEELTWDYGIDFDDVDGPSKAFRCMCGSRCCRDPRSSRRMSRAAGRI; this is translated from the exons ATGGGTGCCAACACGGACAGGGCCAAGAAGGCCTTGGATGCCATGAAGCTGCTTGGCTTCTCCAGGAAGCAGGCTACCCCCGTGCTCAGGCAACTCCTCAAAATCTTCAACAACAACTGGGAGCCCATCGAGGACGAGTGCTACCGCGCCCTCGCGGATGCCATCCTCGATGCGCAAGACAACAAACAAACCCCCGCATCCTCACAG GGGACGCAAGCAGCCTATGAGGACTCGGAGCCTCATGGCACAACAAGGGATGATCGGCACAGCTATGCTTCTGCAGGCGAAGATGATAATGAAACCCCCTTGGTCAAGAGGCCCAGGATGGGAGTGGCTGACTTTGGACAAGAACTGCAGCCTGGACCACGGCAATCCACTGTTTCCACCCAAGGTGCTCTGCCTACTTCACCACAAACCAGCCATAGGCAGACTAGGTCTTTGACTCTAGCGCAGCAAGCTGCCGACCATGGAGATCCCTCAGCTATCAGCGATGCTCCCATATTGAAAGAACCCAAGCCTGAGCCAGAAATTAATGCGGCTGGGGTAGGATCTACAGTTCAAAATACTCATGAGCCACAACAGGTGGTCCCAATGTGCAACAATGGGGTTGGGTCTTCAGTTCAAAATACTCAGGAGGCATCTTTTATGGAGGTTGATGTGGCTTCTTCCACCAATGGTGAGGTGAAGATGTCTCTGAAATGCAACTTGGATCCTTCAAAATTCAGCATTAGTATGGAGGAGGTTTTCAAAATGGTGGAGGAGAAGTGCCTTCACTCATACAAGGTGCTACCTCCAGATTTTTCTATTGGCAAGCTGATGAGTGAGGTATGCCAGTCTGTTGCACAGTTGGGTACTATGCATTCTGATGTTCACAGCAACGATGGCAGCTTGCATAAAGAGGCTGTTGCTCCTTTTGTGAAGCCAATTGCTTGCAAGGCTGCTGTGAGTAAAAATGGTAATGGTGCTGCAGGATCATTAGTGCTCGAATCCTCAGAACCTTGTTTGCAGAATTCAATCGTTGCTTGGGATCCTGAGTTAGCAAAGCGTAGGACAACCCATGATGTTACTGATATATCCAAAGGGGAAGAGCGGGTAAGAATATCTGTAGTAAATGAATTTGGCAGTGAAACCTGTCCTCCATCCTTCTATTACATACCAAGGAATCTTGTCTTCCAAAGTGCTTACGTCAACATCTCCATTGCTCGGATTGGTGATGAAGACTGCTGTGCTGATTGTTCTGGCAACTGTTTGTCAGCGCCACTTCCATGTGCTTGTGCAAGAGCAACTGGGGGTGATTTCGTGTATACACCTGAGGGCCTGGTTAAGACAGCATTCCTTGATGAATGCACCTCCGTTAATCATTTCCCGGAAAATCATCATAGGTTCTACTGTAAAGTTTGCCCTCTTAAAAGATCTAAGAATGCAGCCTCACCGGGTCCCTGTAAAGGTCATCTTGTCAGAAAATTCATTAAAGAATGCTGGAGTAAATGTgggtgtggcatgcagtgtgggaaCCGTGTGATTCAGCGTGGTATAACATGCAGATTGCAG GTATTTTTTACACACGAGGGGAAGGGCTGGGGACTACGCACCCTGGAGGATCTCCCAAAAGGTGCATTTGTCTGTGAATATGCTGGGGAGGTAGTAACAAGCACTGAATTGTATGAAAGAGCAATTGAAAATGCAAGAAATGGTAGACATATGCATCAAGTGCTCCTGGATGCTGATTGGGGTTCAGAAGGCGTACTGAGGGATGAAGAGGCTCTTGGCCTTGATGGGACGTTTTATGGGAATGTCGGGCGATTCATCAACCACAG ATGCTATGATGCAAATTTAGTTCAGATCCCAGTTGAAGTTGAGACGCCAGATCATCATTATTATCAT CTGGCATTTTTCACAACCAAGAAAGTGGAGGCATTTGAGGAGTTAACATGG GATTATGGCAttgattttgatgatgtggatggTCCCAGTAAAGCATTCCGATGCATGTGCGGAAGCAGATGCTGCCGTGATCCAAGGAGCTCAA GGAGGATGAGTAGAGCAGCTGGGCGAATCTAG